From Bordetella flabilis, the proteins below share one genomic window:
- a CDS encoding Bug family tripartite tricarboxylate transporter substrate binding protein: MRPARRRCLDVFRRAALVLAAVACSVGVAQAETFPDKPVRMVVAFPAGGGTDIVARLIAERLTARWGQQVIVDNRGGAGGVIGTEIAARSAPDGYTIFMATLGNLSINPHLYKMNVDPIKDLAPISNVVDVNFVLVANPSFPAKTVKDLIESARKQPGQINFSSSGVGGAPHLAGELFNEMAGVKLTHVPYKGSAPSFTDLIGGQVAVTFDSLVQALPYIQAGKLRPLAVLASRRSALLPDVPTLAEAGVPGYDFANWFGLVAPAGVPADRIRKLNTDVRAVLSQPAVQEQLARMGAVPAGDTPEQFGKLIRDESAKWARIIREQDIRAQ, from the coding sequence ATGAGACCGGCCCGGCGACGTTGCCTCGACGTATTCCGCCGGGCGGCGCTGGTGCTGGCCGCGGTCGCCTGTTCCGTGGGCGTCGCGCAGGCCGAGACCTTTCCCGACAAGCCCGTGCGTATGGTGGTGGCCTTTCCTGCAGGCGGGGGCACGGATATCGTGGCGCGTCTGATCGCCGAGCGCTTGACGGCCCGCTGGGGCCAGCAGGTCATCGTCGATAACCGGGGCGGCGCGGGCGGCGTGATCGGCACCGAAATCGCGGCGCGCTCGGCGCCGGATGGCTACACCATCTTCATGGCGACGCTGGGCAATCTATCGATCAACCCGCACCTGTACAAAATGAATGTCGATCCGATCAAGGACCTGGCACCCATCTCCAACGTGGTGGATGTGAACTTTGTGCTGGTGGCCAACCCGTCGTTTCCGGCGAAAACCGTGAAGGACCTGATCGAATCGGCCAGGAAGCAGCCGGGCCAGATCAACTTTTCGTCCTCCGGCGTGGGCGGCGCGCCGCACCTGGCCGGCGAGCTGTTCAACGAGATGGCCGGCGTCAAGCTGACCCACGTCCCGTACAAGGGAAGCGCGCCCAGCTTCACGGACCTGATCGGCGGCCAGGTCGCCGTCACCTTCGACAGCCTGGTGCAGGCGCTGCCGTACATCCAGGCCGGCAAGCTGCGGCCGTTGGCGGTGCTGGCATCCAGGCGCTCGGCGCTGCTGCCGGACGTACCCACCCTCGCCGAAGCGGGCGTCCCGGGCTACGACTTCGCGAACTGGTTCGGACTGGTGGCGCCGGCCGGCGTGCCCGCCGATCGCATCAGGAAACTCAATACCGATGTCCGCGCGGTGCTGTCCCAGCCGGCCGTGCAGGAACAATTGGCCAGGATGGGCGCCGTCCCGGCGGGCGACACGCCGGAGCAGTTCGGCAAGCTGATCCGCGACGAAAGCGCCAAGTGGGCGCGCATCATCCGGGAACAGGATATCCGCGCCCAGTAG
- a CDS encoding response regulator, whose protein sequence is MDKASPLVAVIDDDESVGRAIKRLLRSAGLAADIYETGNDFLARCASTPSYRPACVVLDVQMPGLNGLEVQGRLAGSGIPVIFITAHDETEVRERALAAGAAAFLRKPFNDEVLIEAVRSAIDPAPRAGDAAT, encoded by the coding sequence ATGGATAAAGCCAGCCCGCTGGTCGCAGTGATCGACGACGACGAATCCGTGGGTCGGGCCATAAAACGCCTGTTGCGTTCCGCCGGGCTGGCGGCGGATATCTACGAAACCGGAAATGACTTCCTTGCAAGGTGTGCATCGACGCCGTCATATCGCCCCGCCTGCGTGGTGCTCGACGTGCAGATGCCCGGACTGAACGGACTGGAGGTCCAGGGAAGGCTTGCGGGGAGCGGTATCCCGGTGATCTTCATAACTGCGCATGACGAGACGGAGGTACGCGAGCGGGCCCTCGCAGCCGGTGCGGCGGCCTTTCTGCGTAAACCGTTCAATGATGAGGTCCTCATCGAGGCGGTGCGCAGCGCGATCGATCCGGCGCCAAGGGCTGGAGACGCGGCGACGTGA
- a CDS encoding response regulator transcription factor, whose amino-acid sequence MSAPGPVVFVVDDEDAVRRALCRLIGAAGYRVQAFGSAAEFLRDRPSLDGAACLVLDVQMPELGGLELQRELSAANASLPIIFLTGHGDIAMTVRAMKAGAIDFLAKPVDDVDLLQAVETAVRQAARAEAARAELDSIRKRLARLTPREREVLGLLLGGRLNKQAAYELGIAEKTIKVHRARVMEKMEAQSLVELARAADKAGLPYSPSRPGR is encoded by the coding sequence ATGAGCGCGCCAGGTCCGGTTGTCTTCGTTGTCGACGATGAGGACGCCGTGCGCCGGGCGCTGTGCCGTCTTATCGGCGCAGCCGGCTACCGTGTCCAGGCGTTCGGATCGGCGGCAGAGTTTCTCCGCGATCGTCCTTCCCTGGACGGCGCGGCCTGCCTGGTTCTGGATGTGCAGATGCCGGAACTCGGCGGCCTGGAGTTGCAGCGGGAACTGAGCGCGGCAAACGCGTCGCTGCCGATCATTTTCCTGACGGGACATGGCGACATCGCCATGACGGTCCGCGCCATGAAGGCCGGGGCCATCGACTTCCTCGCGAAGCCGGTGGACGACGTGGACCTGTTGCAAGCCGTGGAGACGGCGGTGCGACAGGCTGCGCGCGCGGAGGCGGCGCGCGCCGAACTCGATTCGATCAGGAAGCGGCTTGCCCGCCTCACGCCGCGTGAGCGCGAAGTACTGGGGCTGCTCCTGGGAGGCCGCCTGAACAAGCAAGCGGCGTACGAACTGGGCATCGCGGAAAAAACCATAAAAGTGCACCGGGCCCGGGTGATGGAAAAGATGGAGGCGCAGTCCCTGGTCGAGCTGGCGCGTGCCGCCGACAAGGCAGGTCTTCCATATTCGCCCAGCCGGCCCGGACGCTGA
- a CDS encoding DUF3303 domain-containing protein: MLFLVISTPRPERPTSLIDSRSRYWDWMRPLLDSGLARSVHARVGRGAVALFDVDSNATLHRLMNEWSDIIPAHFEVFPLLDEDTAKAYLATQTPSGGDAR, encoded by the coding sequence ATGCTATTCCTCGTCATCAGCACGCCCCGCCCGGAGCGCCCCACCTCCCTGATCGACTCCCGCAGCCGTTACTGGGATTGGATGCGCCCCTTGCTGGATTCCGGCCTGGCGCGTTCGGTGCACGCCCGCGTCGGCCGCGGCGCCGTTGCCCTGTTCGATGTCGATTCCAATGCCACCCTGCATCGCCTGATGAACGAATGGTCGGACATCATCCCGGCGCATTTCGAGGTCTTCCCCCTGCTTGACGAGGACACGGCCAAGGCCTACCTGGCGACCCAGACACCGAGCGGCGGGGACGCGCGATGA
- a CDS encoding two-component system sensor histidine kinase NtrB, protein MRKLESDALFHGVLELFPVAALVADRHGRIIVANAAAVKLFGYSRHELIGAPVGMLVSASRGDSHPSLSGNVTTGWPPYPADHSCDRFARCKDGGEFPAEITVVPFCAAGGSDTLTIVMDRTDRYELLRNRQELVHLSRVSTLGELAGSLAHELNQPLTAILSNAQAAQRFMAARPSNLDEVREILEDLVKDNRRASEVLRKIRLLVKKGESEAALLRMDSVVADVALLVQSDAIRRGIRMTLDIPADLPCVLGDRVQLQQVLLNVLLNSFQALDGCPAQDRVVMIGAALDGSREIRIAVRDHGPGLTAEKLGKLFSPYFTSKRDGLGLGLSISRSIVQMHGGRIWAENNEEQGATFYFTLPAVADERCVQSRGGS, encoded by the coding sequence GTGCGGAAACTCGAAAGCGACGCGCTGTTCCATGGGGTATTGGAGCTGTTTCCGGTCGCCGCCCTCGTGGCGGATCGGCATGGCCGGATCATTGTTGCCAATGCCGCCGCGGTGAAATTATTCGGCTATTCCCGCCACGAGCTTATCGGCGCTCCAGTAGGCATGCTGGTTTCGGCGTCCCGCGGCGACTCCCATCCATCCCTGTCCGGCAATGTCACGACGGGGTGGCCGCCGTATCCGGCGGATCATTCATGCGACCGTTTCGCCCGGTGCAAGGACGGCGGAGAATTTCCGGCCGAGATCACAGTGGTCCCCTTCTGCGCTGCCGGGGGCTCCGATACCTTGACCATCGTCATGGACCGGACGGATCGATATGAACTCCTGCGCAACCGGCAAGAGCTCGTGCACCTGTCGCGTGTCTCCACGCTGGGCGAGCTCGCGGGCTCCCTCGCGCATGAATTGAACCAGCCTCTCACCGCGATCCTGAGCAACGCACAGGCGGCGCAACGCTTCATGGCAGCGCGCCCGAGCAACCTTGACGAAGTGCGGGAGATACTGGAGGACCTCGTCAAGGACAATCGCCGCGCCAGCGAGGTTCTCCGAAAAATCCGGCTGCTGGTGAAGAAAGGGGAATCGGAGGCCGCACTGCTCCGAATGGACAGCGTCGTGGCCGACGTGGCGCTATTGGTGCAAAGCGATGCGATCCGGCGCGGCATCAGGATGACCCTCGACATCCCCGCCGACTTGCCCTGTGTCCTTGGCGACAGGGTGCAGCTCCAGCAGGTGCTTTTGAATGTACTGCTCAATTCTTTCCAGGCCTTGGACGGCTGTCCCGCCCAGGATCGGGTGGTCATGATCGGCGCGGCGCTCGATGGGTCCAGGGAGATCCGTATCGCGGTGCGCGACCATGGGCCGGGCCTGACGGCGGAGAAACTCGGAAAACTGTTTTCGCCGTACTTCACGTCCAAGCGCGACGGACTCGGCCTGGGGTTGTCGATCAGCCGCTCCATCGTGCAGATGCACGGCGGGCGTATCTGGGCGGAAAACAACGAGGAACAGGGCGCGACGTTCTATTTCACCCTGCCGGCCGTGGCGGACGAACGGTGCGTGCAATCCCGGGGTGGGTCATGA
- a CDS encoding YSC84-related protein: protein MIKYLRLGFAIPLLLAAMACSTNSTVADRGDPQLDAEARQALQQLFDSTPKAMDLRSQAKAVLVFPSIVKAGLIVGAQGGKGVMFSPDGKVIGHYRARGLSYGLQAGAQTFSEAMFLMTDAAITELTSDAGLSVGVGPSVVVVDEGMAKSMTTTTLKSDVYAFIFGQEGLMAGLGVQGQRIVKLD from the coding sequence ATGATCAAGTACCTACGGCTTGGTTTCGCTATTCCGCTGTTGCTGGCCGCGATGGCCTGTTCCACGAACTCGACGGTTGCGGATCGGGGCGACCCCCAACTCGACGCGGAAGCGCGCCAGGCGCTACAGCAGTTGTTCGACAGTACGCCGAAGGCGATGGACCTGCGGTCCCAGGCCAAGGCGGTGCTGGTGTTTCCCAGCATCGTCAAGGCTGGCTTGATCGTGGGTGCCCAAGGTGGAAAGGGGGTGATGTTTTCCCCCGATGGAAAGGTGATCGGGCATTACCGGGCGCGCGGCCTATCCTACGGCCTGCAGGCAGGCGCGCAGACTTTCTCCGAAGCGATGTTCCTGATGACCGACGCCGCGATCACCGAGCTTACGAGTGACGCCGGATTGTCCGTGGGCGTCGGGCCCAGCGTCGTGGTGGTCGATGAGGGCATGGCCAAGTCGATGACCACCACCACACTGAAATCGGATGTCTACGCCTTTATCTTCGGGCAGGAAGGCCTGATGGCCGGCCTGGGCGTGCAAGGCCAGAGGATAGTCAAGCTCGACTAG